The Bdellovibrionota bacterium genome segment GTTTCGGCGGTGGGGGCGCAGCCGTCTTGGGCGGAGGGGGCGGGGCAGGTTTTCCAACCGAAGGTTTTCCTTGGGATGTGCTCGGCTCTTTGATGACAACTTCGCCGGAGCTGGTTTCCACCTCAAAAAAATCGTCGAATCCGCCGGCAAGTTCGACGGCGCCTTCTCGTGGACCTCCGATCGTGACCGGTTTTCCGCATTTCGGACAATCGACTTCGCCCGTCGCGGCGGCGCCTTCGGTCTCTTCGAAGACATGCTGGCAGCTATCACACGTGAATTTCATTTCATGGAGCTCTCAGGTTTTGCTCTGCCGGCCGGGGCCCGCGGAACCGGGAAAAGTATAGCAGATTGAAACCGGCTTAAAAATACAACTCCAGGTTACCGGCGAACGTATTGCTGGTGGGCGAAAGGTGGCGCGCATACGTGAACCCGACGCCGATCTGATTCGTCGACGAGACCGCCCCGACCCCCCAAAAATTATTGTCCCGAACCCGGTCCAAACCGAATCCGGAGCGGAGAAATAACCCTTCGGCAGCTCGAATTTCTCCTCCAAAGTAAGCGTTGACCCCGTTGGTGGTGGATGTTTCGAAGTTCTTTGTCACGTCGATGGCAATCCGGGCGTACGGCTGAAGGTTGAGGGCGCCGCCAAACCCCATGGAAAGGGGAAACTCATTGTGACTGTATCCTTGCGCAAGGTTTTGCGCCGTCAACGCGAGGGACAAAAGAGGAATCGGTTTCACCAGAAACCCGACATCGATGTCCGGCCCGTCCGGCCCGGTTATGAAGGGCGAATCGACCGTCGAAACGTAGTACTTTGCCGCCATTCCGACGTAGAGAATCTCGCTGAAATCACCGGCCCCGGCGAGCGTGACCTGATGCACGTTGATGTCGTTCCCGCCGATCGACCGCTGGTCGTAATCGTACGCCAAACCGAACGCCATGACCGGCGTGGCTTTGTAATCCGACACGGCGACGCCGAACGTGTTGGAAGGCGCGAAGTCGTTATAGAGATAATCCCCCGAGACGGAGACTTTCCCCTTCCGCTGCGCCAGGCCCGCCGGATTGAGCAAAATCGCCGCGTTCGTATCGGCCAATGCTCGAAACGCTCCGCCAAAGGAGAGCGGCACGGGCTTCAACGAATAGCCCTGCGTAAGATCAATGTCGGTTATGTTTTGCGCCTGGGCCCGACCTCCCCACAATCCACAGAGAAGCCACGGGCAAAATCCCATCCAGAAGCCGAGCCGAACGCGATTCACTTCACATCCGCCTTGGACCGGAGACCGTCGAGCAACTGTTGCATCTTCCTGGCCTCGTCCTCCGGCTTTGGAGCATAAAGAATCGCACGCCCGACGTTCGCGATCACCCGATCGCCGAACAGGCGGAGCAGAGGACCCGCCTCCCCTCCTTGCGCTCCGATTCCCGGCATCAGGACCAGCCGGTCACCGACAATCGACCTCACTTCCCGAAGTTCCTCCTCACGGATCCGATTCTTTTCGCTCGGCGCGCCCAACACCACGCCGTCGGCATCGGCCGACCTCACCTGCTCGGAAAAATACTCATATCCTTTTTTGGAACCGAACTTCGCGTTCTTGATCGCCTCGAATTCGGGATTGGACATCACCACCAAAACGATAAGGCCGACTCCGTGGGCGTGCGCCTGTTTCGCCGCCTCGGCGACGTTTCCGGGGAACGGCGCGTAAGTGACCGCGTCGAACCCTTCCGCGGCCGCGTGATAAAACCCGGAATCGTTGGTGTCGCCGATATCGGCCAACTTGCTGTCGTCGATCGCGATCATTCCATGGTCGTGGATTTTTTTGACCAGGCGCCGGGTCTCGTCCCGCGAGAGGTCCTTGATGTAGTTACGGTTGATTTTCACGGCCGCGCAAAACGGAGCGATCTTCTCTACAAAACGGATCGACCAATCGACTTTGGAGGCTCCTTTCGGCAAAGAAGGGCTCCGCCCCTGCTCCGGTTCCGCCGGGTCCAATCCGGCGCAGAGAATCGAACCGTTTGCGCGGACCGCTCTCGTCCATTTTTCGGAAAGCTTCACATCCCCTCCACCTGAAGGGGCCGAACGCCGAATCGGGCGAATTCATCGAAGATCGAGTCGACCACCGTACGCGGCGGCTTTGTTTTTTGAATGGCCATCGGAAGAAGAGCCAGCGCGTCGCTCATCGCGAAGTATGGTATCCGGCCGTTCGACTTCTTGGCGATGGCTTGTTCGACGCTCGCGCCATCGTCCCGCAGCTCCATACGATTCGTGAGGCCGACCGCGGCGATCGCTTCGACACCCGAATCCATGAGATGGTCGATTGTGGACAGGAGCGACCCCCCCGTGGTCGTGACATCCTCCAAAATCACACACTTTCCTTTCGGCATTCCGACGAAGTAACGGTCTTTCGGATCTCCGTGCTCTTTCGCCTGGGCCCGCCCCATCGCAATAACATGGCTCCCCTTGGAAAATTGAGAAGAAGTCCGCGCCAGCTCCATCGTGGCCACGACCGCCAATTTCGTCGCGCCTTCCGGCACGCCATAAAAGCAATTCATCGACAGTTTCTTGTCCCGCGCGAAGGCGAGAACGAACTCAACCGTCCGCAGCAACAAATAGGCGTCCGACGTGACCGAACGCCAATTGACGTACCAGTTGGAACTTCTTCCGGATTTCAGCGTAACCGGCTTTTCAAAAAAACCGACGACGTTCTGTTCGAGGATGAACTGATTGAAATCGCTCTGGGAGAAGGAGCGACCCGCGGGATTCGGCTTACTTCTTGGTGAGCGTACCGACACAATCGGCGACCAAACTTTCCACAACCTCCTTCAGATTTCCGCTCTGGGGAATCCGCTTCACTTTTTCGAGAACAAAGGACTCCCGGTCGCGCCCGAAAAACTTCACTTGCAGCAGACGATTTCCCTGCACACTGCTCGACAGGCGCCCTACAAAGACGCCATCCAGATTGTTGTCCCGAGTCACACGACGCAGCTCGTCCGTCGACTCGATATCGGTTTTGGACGGATCGATCGCGA includes the following:
- a CDS encoding orotidine 5'-phosphate decarboxylase, yielding MKLSEKWTRAVRANGSILCAGLDPAEPEQGRSPSLPKGASKVDWSIRFVEKIAPFCAAVKINRNYIKDLSRDETRRLVKKIHDHGMIAIDDSKLADIGDTNDSGFYHAAAEGFDAVTYAPFPGNVAEAAKQAHAHGVGLIVLVVMSNPEFEAIKNAKFGSKKGYEYFSEQVRSADADGVVLGAPSEKNRIREEELREVRSIVGDRLVLMPGIGAQGGEAGPLLRLFGDRVIANVGRAILYAPKPEDEARKMQQLLDGLRSKADVK